The region GAGTCACAGCTCTCCGCGGTCAGCCGGAGCCGGCCGCCCGCCGCGATGCTCTGCGGCTGCACGTTGAAGCCGAACGACGTGATGTTGTTGCCCCGGCCACTGTCACGGCCGCCGTCACTGTCTCCGTCGCTGTTTCCAGCGAGAGCGGCGGTTGCGGAAAGAGTGAGGGCGGACACGCCCAGCAGTGCGGCCGAAGCGACGCGTATCGCGTGCATGGTGAGCCTCCGGGTCCCCGAGGAGCCTTGCTGCGGACCTTCCGCCTGCGTCTGAAATGCGCCTCGATGTTCGAAACGCTAGGAAGGCGTGCACGTGGGCGCGATCGCAGTAGTGCGAATGGGGTAATCCGGTGGGCCGTACGGGGGAATGTGGGTGCGCGAGCGGGGGACGAACGCGGGCGTGGCGTCCGTCCCCCGATCCTCCGGCCGCTAAGGGAGGCCGGTCACTTCGGAAGGTGTGGGAACAGTGCCGTGAACGGCTCCGCCGAGGCTGTGATTCCCCGACTGTAGGGCGCGTCGAAGTCCCAGATCAGGAAGAGCAGGAACGCGATCAGGGCGGAGAAGAGCCCGGCGAGGATCAGTTCCCGCTTGGTGCGCCGGATCTGGAGCGCGAACACCATCCCGATGGTGACCACGGCTCCGGTGATCAGCCCGAACCACACCACGCCCGGCATGGTCGCGTCCGTCGAGCCGGCGCGGGCGTTGCGTGCCGCGTCGGCAGCGGTCACCTGGTCGACCAGCGGCTGGTAGGTCTGGGCCTCGAAGTCCGACCTCGGCTTGTAGCCGCTGACGTCCTGGCGGACGACCTCGAAGAGCCGGCCGCCCTTGTCGGTGACGTGGCCGTGGTCGGCCATGGTCTTCCACTCGGTTTTGACGACGTATCCGACGTACGCGTCGACGTCGCCGCGAATACGGTCGCGCACGTCCGGCGGGTAGACGCGGACCCGCTCCGAGATCTCGTGCAGGGCCTGGGCCTCCGCCTGCACATGGTCCTGGGCGCCACTGCGGGCCTCCCAGACTCCGGCGATGGCCAGTCCCAGGACGATGGCGTACACCACGCCGATCATCATGGTCATGTATTCGATCACGTCCGGGGTTTCGGACGGATCCTCGTCGTCGGGGGCCCGGCGGGTGCGTACGAGGGACACGACGAGGACGACGACACACGCCGCCGCCATCGCGAGGACGAGAACAAGCCATTCCGACAAGGATGCCTCCAGGGGTCAGCGCGGACGCAGCGCCGCGACGGCGAGCAACGCGGGCACGGTGACGAGCAGGGTGAGCGAGACCAGGGACGGTCCGCTGCGGGGCGAGTGCTTGCGCGTCGGGGCGTGGTAGGCCGGATAACTCACCGGGGTCGCCGACGGTTTGGGCCGCGCCTTGGGCGTGGGCGAGGGCGTCGGTGTGGGCTTCGGCTTCGGCGCCGGCGGAGGTGCCGGCCTCGGCGGGGGCGCCACGGCAGGGGGTCGCGGGGTCGGCGAGGCGGGCGGAGGCGGTGGCGGGGGAACCGGCGGCGGGGGCTTCGGCCTGGGCTTGGGCGGAGGCGCCGGGGGTGGTGGGGGCGGCGGTTTCGGAGTGGGTGGAGGCGTGGGCGACGGGGGCGGCGGGCTGATGGTGCAGAGGTCGCCGCCGGCCACCGCCACCGCGTCCGTGCCGTCCGGGCCGATGGAGGCGTACGCGCAGGAGTCGGCGACCGCCGCCGAGGCCGGCGCGCCGCCGATGATCCAGGTCAGCGTCAGCAGCGCCAACACCCGTATGACGAGGGCGGACCGGGTCCGCTGTGGTCCATGCACGACGGAGATCATGAGGCGTATCGCGCCCGCGCACGCCGGAGCCGACGGGTTTGCCCCCGAACGAAGGACGTCCGGCTCGCACCGGTTTGACGCCCCCTCGGGACACGGCCACCGGGGTGGGAACAGATGCGCGAGATGCATGCCGACGCGGGGTGTGTCACAGCGTTCCGAAAGTTTTTTGTGCGGCCGTTGAACACATCCGCCACTCCCGCCCGTACCTAGGGCCATGCGCGGCGCAGCAGGGCGCTGCAACCCTTAACGCGAACAGTGGGAGTTACCCAATGAAGACCTCCTGGCGGAGCGCCTCACTCGTAGCGACAGCTGCGGCCGTGCTGGCGCTCACGACGGCGTGCGGTCAGGAATCGGGCACCCAGTCGACGGGGAGCCAGAACGTGGGCGCCGCCGCGGCTGCCAACGGTTACGGTCAGGCCACCAGTAGCAGCACCACTTCTCCCAACGGCTACGGCGCCGACCAGCAGAGTGCCGCCCCCAAGGCGGAATCCGCAGGTCAGCTGGCCGTCGCGGAAAGCACGACGCTCGGCAAGGTGCTGACCGACAGCGCCGGATTCACCCTGTACCGCTTCGAGAAGGACACCGCCGAGCCGCCGAAGTCGAACTGTGACGGCGACTGCGCGACCGCTTGGCCGCCCGTTCCCGCCGACGGCGCCGTGGCCGCCACCGGTGTGGACAAGGCCCTGCTCGGCGAGGTCACCCGCTCGGACGGCACCAAGCAGCTGACGATCGGCGGCTGGCCGATGTACCGGTACGCCAAGGACACCAAGGCCGGTGACACCAACGGCCAGGGTGTCGGCGGTACTTGGTACGCCTCCGCCCCCGATGGCAAGAAGGCGACCCTGGCCTCCCTGCCGGGCCTGTCGACCCGCAACGACCCCAAGCTCGGCGAGATCGTCGTCGACAAGAACGGCCGGACGGTCTACCGCTTCCTGAAGGACCAGGCCTGGCCCGTCCCGAAGTCCGCCTGCACCGGTGCCTGCCTGGAGAAGTGGCCCGTCGTGGCCCCGGTCTCCGCCAGTGACACCAAGGGCGTGCAGAAGAAGGGCCTGATGGGATTCACCCGCCCGGACGGCGCCAAGCAGATGACCGTCAACTGCTGGCCCATCTACACCTTCTCCGGTGACAAGGCGGCCGGGGACACCAACGGTCAGGGCGTGGGCGGCACTTGGTACGCCGTCGCCCCCGACGGAAAGCCGGTCGGCGCGCCGAAGTAGAGGATCACCTCCCCAGGGTTGATCGATCTCGCCCGGAACAACGCGTACGACCTGGGTCCGCCCCCTCCGCACCGCACGGAGGGGGCGGACCTCTTGGCGTACCCGGAACGCGCGGGGCGGGCGGATCGGACGACGCGAGGCACGCGGATCACGACGCGGTTCACTTGCCGAACGAACGCCCGGGAGTTTTCCACACCGGGGATACCCGACCCCTCGATACCGTCGCGACGCTTCGTAACTCCCGTGAACTTTTTGGAATGCTTCGCATCGATTTCGCGGTGACAGCGGACGGCGTGTTCGACTGACCTGCACCGGCGGCCAATTCGGCACATGCCCGAGGCAGTGACGGTGAACGGACGGTCAATTTCCGTTTTGACTCGCCCCTTTGGCGGACGATCAGTAGCCTCAGCTCGAACACCGGATCGCCTACGTCGTCGACTACGCCTTGGAGAGATAGATGGAGCGTCCCGCCTGGGCCCCCCGAAGCATTGACATCTCGGTGCCGAGCGTGTCCCGTATCTATGACTACTACCTGGGCGGTTCGCACAACTTCGAGGTCGACCGGGAAGCCGCGCGCAAGGCGATGGAGTTCATGCCGGGACTGCCCAAGGTGATGCAGGCGAACAGGGCGTTCATGCGCCGTGCCGTGCGTTTCGCGGCCGACGAGGGCATCGACCAGTTCCTCGACATCGGCTCCGGCATCCCGACCTTCGGCAACGTCCACGAGATCGCCCAGACGGCCAGGCCCGGCGCGCACGTCGTGTACGTGGACCACGACCCGGTGGCCGTCGCGCACAGCCAGGCCGTCCTGCGGGACAACGAGGACGCGGACGTGGTCGCGGCCGATCTGCTCAAGCCCCAGGAGATCCTGGCGACTCCCCAGGTGCAGCGGTTGATCGACCTGAACCGTCCGGTGGCCCTCCTCCTCGTTGCCATACTGCACTTCGTGGAGGACGCGGACGACCCGTACGGTGCGGTGGCCGAGCTGCGCGACGCGCTGGCGCCGGGCAGTCTGCTCGTGCTCACCCATGCGTCGTACGAGGGAATCCCGCTCCCGCCGGAGCGGGCCGAGGGCGCGGTCGACGTGTACAAGGACATCCGCAACCCGCTGATCATGCGCTCGCGCGAGGAGATCGCGCGGTTCTTCGAGGGGTACGACATGGTGGAACCCGGTCTGGTGCCGATGCCGATCTGGCGGCCCGACACGGCGCCCGAGGACGAGGATCCCTATTCCTTCTCGGGGT is a window of Streptomyces sp. NBC_00271 DNA encoding:
- a CDS encoding bestrophin-like domain, whose product is MSEWLVLVLAMAAACVVVLVVSLVRTRRAPDDEDPSETPDVIEYMTMMIGVVYAIVLGLAIAGVWEARSGAQDHVQAEAQALHEISERVRVYPPDVRDRIRGDVDAYVGYVVKTEWKTMADHGHVTDKGGRLFEVVRQDVSGYKPRSDFEAQTYQPLVDQVTAADAARNARAGSTDATMPGVVWFGLITGAVVTIGMVFALQIRRTKRELILAGLFSALIAFLLFLIWDFDAPYSRGITASAEPFTALFPHLPK
- a CDS encoding SCO0930 family lipoprotein, giving the protein MKTSWRSASLVATAAAVLALTTACGQESGTQSTGSQNVGAAAAANGYGQATSSSTTSPNGYGADQQSAAPKAESAGQLAVAESTTLGKVLTDSAGFTLYRFEKDTAEPPKSNCDGDCATAWPPVPADGAVAATGVDKALLGEVTRSDGTKQLTIGGWPMYRYAKDTKAGDTNGQGVGGTWYASAPDGKKATLASLPGLSTRNDPKLGEIVVDKNGRTVYRFLKDQAWPVPKSACTGACLEKWPVVAPVSASDTKGVQKKGLMGFTRPDGAKQMTVNCWPIYTFSGDKAAGDTNGQGVGGTWYAVAPDGKPVGAPK
- a CDS encoding SAM-dependent methyltransferase, producing the protein MERPAWAPRSIDISVPSVSRIYDYYLGGSHNFEVDREAARKAMEFMPGLPKVMQANRAFMRRAVRFAADEGIDQFLDIGSGIPTFGNVHEIAQTARPGAHVVYVDHDPVAVAHSQAVLRDNEDADVVAADLLKPQEILATPQVQRLIDLNRPVALLLVAILHFVEDADDPYGAVAELRDALAPGSLLVLTHASYEGIPLPPERAEGAVDVYKDIRNPLIMRSREEIARFFEGYDMVEPGLVPMPIWRPDTAPEDEDPYSFSGFAGVGRTA